ATGGAATTCCGTGAAGCGTTGTTGAGCTAATGGTGCAGCATCTGGCATTTTATCAGCAACATTTAATCTGGATAATGGGGAAACCCGGTAAATACCTTCGGGGTATCCTAATTCCTTGATGTAAGGGAATTTTAACCAGGAATAAGGTTTAACGTGCTCTGCAACAGTGTCTAAGTACTCGTTGGATTTGAATTCACGGAATATACTTCCATCTTTTTCTTTAATCCGTACATCACCATTGTAAACATCCCATACACCATCATTAACTAAACCAGTGTGTCGAGTTTCAATGTTACCTAAAGTGTTAACCAAATCAATATTTTCTTCAAATATTGGTATAGCTAAATCTAAAGTAGCTTGAGCTAATTCAACGTTCTGTAGAGCTTTTTGATGTAGGTCTTTTTGAGTTTCAGCATCCAGTTCAGTGGATATACCACCAGGTGTGGATGAAGTTGGGTGAATAGGCCTTCCACCTATTGCTTTTACAATATCTAAACCGTTTTTCCTGAGTTGGATAGCTTGTAGAGCTAAATCAGGTGCATCTTTAATAATTTGGAATACGTTTCTGGTTTTTCTGTCTTTTCCAGCTATGAAATCAGGAGCAGCTAAGAAGTAGAAGTGAAGCGCGTGAGAGTGCATAAATGAACCCCAGTTCATTATTTCTCTCATTTTGTAAGCGGCAGGCAAGATGTCATCATCTTGGAATCCATAGCACTGGTCTGCAGCTTTAGCCGCAGCTAAGTGGTGCTGAACATCACAGATACCACATATACGAGGTACTATCCTTGGTGCTTCTTCTACAGGTCTGCCCTGCATGAATTTTTCGAAACCTCGGAATTCCATAACATGTAGACGGGTGTCTTCCACATTTCCGGCATCGTCCAGGTGCACTGTAATTTTTGCGTGCCCTTCAATACGGGTTACAGGTTCCATAGTGAGTTTTACCATTATTTACCCTCCTTTCTCATTTTGACTGGCACTAAAGCAGCTGGGAGTGTGTAAGTGTAAAAAGTACCTACTATATCATCCAGTTGATCAGCAACATCTTCTGGGTCAACAGTTTTGTCCTGTTCTATCCCATAATCAGAAGCAATAGCACTGATCATCTTTGCGCCTTGGTCTTGAACCTTAGGAGTAGGTCCGTAACACCCTCTACATTGAATAGCTATACTTGGACATTCTGCTCCACATAATGAGAGAGTAGCTGGTCCCATGCATACTAAACCTTGTGAGATAAGGCATAATTCTTCTTCTGGTTTACCGATTTCAAACTGTCTTTTGATGAAGTCCATGGCTAAACCTTCTGGTGGTTTTTCCCTTGGACATACTTCACACAGGTTGGTGGATGGTAATTCCACAGCTTCTCCTTTTAATAATCCCAATACTGCCTGGGCAACCACATCAGATCGTGGAGGACATCCAGGTACAGATAAGTCCACATCAATTACATCTGCTAGTGGTCTTACTCTGCTTTCCAGGTGAGGTACTTCTTCATTAGGAATTATACCTTCTGGGTTAATTGTACTTGGGGAGTTAATATAAGCTTCTTGGGTTAGGTCATCAACAGAGTGAAGGTTTCCTAATCCTGGAATTCCGCCGTAAACCGCACAAGTACCGTAGTTAATTACGAACTTAGCTTTTTCTCTTAGCATTAAAGCTAATTCCCGGTTTTCGTCGTTTCGAATTCCACCTTCAACTATTAAAACGTCTAATTCTGGAACTTCATCATATTTAGTATCCATTAGAACTGGGCTGAATTCGAAGTCTGCTAATTCCATAACATCTAAAATTGC
The sequence above is drawn from the Methanobacteriales archaeon HGW-Methanobacteriales-1 genome and encodes:
- a CDS encoding Ni/Fe hydrogenase subunit alpha, giving the protein MVKLTMEPVTRIEGHAKITVHLDDAGNVEDTRLHVMEFRGFEKFMQGRPVEEAPRIVPRICGICDVQHHLAAAKAADQCYGFQDDDILPAAYKMREIMNWGSFMHSHALHFYFLAAPDFIAGKDRKTRNVFQIIKDAPDLALQAIQLRKNGLDIVKAIGGRPIHPTSSTPGGISTELDAETQKDLHQKALQNVELAQATLDLAIPIFEENIDLVNTLGNIETRHTGLVNDGVWDVYNGDVRIKEKDGSIFREFKSNEYLDTVAEHVKPYSWLKFPYIKELGYPEGIYRVSPLSRLNVADKMPDAAPLAQQRFTEFHDAFGYGQQTLLYHWARLIEMLAAAECAADALEGDLSGKKFPDAIERQAGEGVGIVEAPRGTLIHHYKTDDDGLMTDVNIVVATIQNNPAMEMGIQKVAKDYIKPGVEVDDKIFNLMEMVIRAYDPCLSCATHTIDSQMRLATLEVFDKQGNLIKQI
- a CDS encoding F420-nonreducing hydrogenase — encoded protein: MAEKAKIGTMWLGGCSGCHLSIADFHEAILDVMELADFEFSPVLMDTKYDEVPELDVLIVEGGIRNDENRELALMLREKAKFVINYGTCAVYGGIPGLGNLHSVDDLTQEAYINSPSTINPEGIIPNEEVPHLESRVRPLADVIDVDLSVPGCPPRSDVVAQAVLGLLKGEAVELPSTNLCEVCPREKPPEGLAMDFIKRQFEIGKPEEELCLISQGLVCMGPATLSLCGAECPSIAIQCRGCYGPTPKVQDQGAKMISAIASDYGIEQDKTVDPEDVADQLDDIVGTFYTYTLPAALVPVKMRKEGK